ACGAAGTACATGATGCAGTGCTCCGTGGTCTACAAAGACAACGCCCCGCTCTCGGTCTACACCAACATCGCCGTCTCGGAGGCCATCTACTACTCGTCGGGGAGCGAGTTCTGGAAGACCATGTACAAGCCCCTGGAGACGATCACATGCGCGTACACGACCCCCGGGTTGATCGAGGTCAACAACCTGGTGTCGATTGAGTCcgcgacggagacgacgacaggaccgagatcgccgacgaggaccaCAGGCCGGACCCGTGCCATAGGGGGTTCTTGGACCCGTACTACACACCGCAGTCGAAGGCGGCCGGGAAGGTGAGGATCTTCTGCACCGGGGTCTGCGTCAGGATCATGGCCACGAGGATCATCGAGATCGCGCAGGACATCatgtcgagctgctcgggctTGTTGTAGATGACTGGCAACTGGAAGGGGAGGTGCATAGGCTACACCTTCACGGTGACCGAGAACGACGTCAGTTCCATGGTTGAGACGTGGTCCAGGTACTGCGAGCCGAACATGCCGACGATCCACATCTTCGAGAACAAGAaggtcatcgtcatctcACTCTCTAGCAGCGTGTTGATCAGGCCCATTAGGCTGAACAGCAGCGGCAAGTCGTTCTCTATGGAGAGCCCCTTTATTGACATGATGTGCGTGTACCACTGCGACACCATGAAGTTTCTCGCGAAGAGCTTCCCAAAGCACAATGATAAGCTGGGCCAGATGACGTTTCCAATCACGTTGATGATCCCCTTCTACAGGTTCGCAATAAAGATTAGGACGAGCTTGGGGATAGGAATAATGAAGCAAGCCTTGTGCATGTTGCCAACTAAGGGGGACGCTACAATAGTAATCAACAGCTACAGGGAGCCCCTCGCAATGACGACGTTCGCTAGGACGATGGTCGCTAATGAGGGGTCCAGCTCGAAGATCGTCATCCGGGGGAGGAACATGGTGATAGCCTCCATAAATATGTAGTAGAACACTAAGGATGCGTGCGTAATCTCCGAGGACTTGGCTAAGTCAGGGTGGTTCTCGTGGTCCGGCGTCATTGACTACCCCCAGATGGCCGATGAAAACGACGGTGGCGTACTGCAGAACGAGCTGGCAAGTGTACAGCAGGGCTTGGATATACAGAACGGACCCGTGTTCTCAGCACGCGTGCTGGAGAAGCCGGACGGGAAACGACTGTTCTTCCTGGTGGCCCATCATCTCGTCGTTGATCTCGTTTCCTGGCGTGTCATCGTCGATGACCTGCagctgctcctcgccggagagcccatcatcatcactgCTCCAACAACATCCCTCTCATGGGGCGCCTGGTGCCGCGCTCAGGCGGTCCAACtgtcggccggcggcggcggcgagacaTTGCTTCGACGACACGAGGCCCAGGTGCTGGAGGCGTTGCGGTTCTGGGGGATGCAGGACAATCCCAACGTGTTTGCCGACGTCCAGTCGAGCTCGGTGACGATGGACAAGGCGTTGACAGACGTgttcctcgacgccgcgaaCCGGCCCTTGCGGACGGAGCCGGTCGAGATACTGGCCACCTCGCTCATGGGATCGTTCCTCGACGTCTTtcaacagcagcggcggcaacggcagcagGAATTCACCATCTTTCTCGAAGGCCACGGGCGCGATCTGTTCCCCGAGCTGGACGTATCCCAGACGGTGGGATGGTTCACTACGATGTTCCCGCTCAGGCTACACGCAGCCGTCGGCGGCTCGTTCACCGAGCGCCCCCGCCGAGTCAAGGACGACCGGCGGATGAAGTCGCGTGCGGCAATGCTCGACTGGGCTCAGATCCTCTTCCGAGAgaacaacaaaaacaacaacaacagcagtggcggtggtggtggtggtggtggtggcggttgTTTTGCGATGCCAATAGAAATCCTGCTCAACTACGGAGGAAAGGTTACGAGTCTCGACCAGACGACGGGGCCACTCCTGAGCGTCACGGATCCGACGACCGACTTCTCTCTGGGTGACGTCAGCCCCGACATGGCGCGCATGGCCCTCATTGAGATATCTGCCGTGGTCGAGGGGGACCAGCTGCGCCTGTCGATGCGGCACAACCGCCGCATGAATCACCAGGACGGGGTGAGACGCTGGTTCCGGGAATGGATCAACACGCTGGAGACGCAGCTACGCGTGCTGGCGGGAGGTCTCGAGGAGAGTATGACGCTGGCGGACGTGCCTCTGCTATCACTCGACTGCGACGATCTCGCCCGGCTCGAACTCGCCGAGCTGCCGGCGCGCGGGctctccgtcgccgacatcgaggacATGTACCCGTGCTCGGCCTTGCAGCAGGGCATCTTGATGAGCCAGGACAAGGGCGTCGGCGACTACATGACACGGGTGGCGTGGGAGGTGCGTGGAGTCGCTGCTCGGCCGGACGAGGGGGACTTGGAGCGCGCATGGCTGGCGGTTGTCGACCGGCACGATTCCCTACGCaccgtcttcctcgacaacCCGCCCTACTACACCCAGGCGGTTCtcaagacgacgaggaaaagaCCCGAGATTCGCCATGTCCGTCTCCAgagcaacgacgacgacaccaacaacaacgtGTTCACCAAACAGAACCTGCTGGCCTTGGCCCCCTCGGCACTCGACATGAAGAAAGGCCGGGGCGTCACGCCTCCGCACTGTCTCTTCATCGTCACGACttcggacgacgacgacgtggacCGCCGCCGTGTAGGCCTCGTGCTCAGCATCagccacgccgtcgccgacgaagacTCGATagacgtcctcgtccgggagCGGGAGCTCGCGTGCGCCGGCAAGCTTCCCCACGGCCCGGGGCCGTCCTACAGGGACTTCATCGCCCTCCAAATGCGAGGCAGGGAGGCATCCGCCGCGCACTGGAGAAGCTACGTCCAGTCCGCGACGCCCTGCCTGTTTCCGGGCCGGTCCGACGGGTCGAACGATGCCTCGCCGGGGGCGCGGCCGCACGAGACGCCCGTccccgccgtcatcgacgccgacctgGACTTCTCTGCCGCCTTACACGGCTTCTGCCGGGGCAGCGCCGTGACCCTTAGCGACGTGGCGCACGTTGCCTGGGCCGCCGTGCTCCGCGTCTACACCGGCTGTGAGGCCCCGATGTTCGGCTACCTCTACTCGGGCCGCGGGGCGAACCTGGCCGGTGTCGAGCACGCGGTGGGCGCCTATGTCGCCATGCTGGTGAGCCGCGTTccgctcgacgacgacctgccgctcgacgaggcggcgcagcGCGCGCACGACGCGTCGATCCAGGTCCTGCAGCACGCCCACTGCTCGCTGGCCGGCATCCAGCAcgaactcggcctcggggcGCTCTTCAACACGGGCATCTCCCTCCGGCGAAGGAACACGGCTGAGGGTtccgggacgacgacgacgacgacgacgacgactgccGTCTCCCTGCAACTGATGGAATCCCTGGATGCTACCGAGTACGACATGGCCATCACGGTggctgtcgacgacgacgacgacgccgtgtCCATCTCGCTCGCGTACCGGGCCGAAGCCGTGGCCTGGTTCCAGGCCGACAAGGCCCTCGCCTTGTTTCTCCGCGCCCTGGGAATCATCACCCTCGAACCACCCTCGGACGCCCCTGCAGTGCACGCCTGGGACGGCCTGTTGACGTACGCCGAGCTGCGTCGTGTTTGccacggcgtcgccgcgcAGCTGGTGTCCCGCGGGGTCCGGCCCGGCGATACGGTGCCCGTCTGCTTTGACAAGTCGCTGTGGTATGTCGTGGCGGTGCTCGGAGTCTTGCTATCGGGTGCCAAGCTCGTCCCGTTGGATCCGGCGCTGCCGCAGGCGGCCGTGGATCACATCCTACggtccgtctcggccggcgtTGCCATCACGTCCCCCCGATACGAGTCCAGAGTACGCTCCGGGCTCACCGACcaaagcggcggcggcggcgtcatcgttCTCCCGGACATGCTCCCTGCAGggaacgacgacgacgacatgccACCGTCAACGCGTGGCATAGACCTCGACGCCACCGCCTATGTCATCTTCACCTCCGGCAGCACCGGGTCTCCGAAGGGAGTGGCCGTGCGCCCATGGGGTTCACTCCGGACAGCCGCGTGCTGCAGTTCGCGTCGAGCGCCTTCGACGTCTCGGTCGACGAGATCGTCTTGACCCTCACCTCGGGCGGCTGCGTGTGCGTGCCGTCCGACGAGGCGCGCAGCGATGACCTCGCCAGcgccatggcggccatgAAGGTCAACACGGCCATGCTGACGCCGTCCGTGGCGCGGCTGTTGCTTCATCTCGCCCCCGACGCGATCCCTACGCTCCGACATgtcatcctcggcggcgaaaAGGTCGCCCGTCAGGACCTCGCCGCCTGGTCCGGTCGCGTGGCCAGGCTCGACATCGTCTACGGTCTGACCGAGTGCGCCGTGGCTTCGGTGCTCATGCCCTTCGTCAagggggcggaggcggccggTTGCCTTGGGAGGCCCGTCGGCTGCGCCGTGTGGCTCGTCGATCCCGCCGACGAGAATCGGCTGGTGCCCGACGGGTGTACCGGCGAGAGGTTGATCGAGGGCCCGGTGCTTGCATCGGGGTACCTGGGAGATCCCGAAAGGACGGCGTCCGCCTTCATATCCGGTCCCGGCTGGGCTACCGATgatagcagcagcagcagcagcagcagcagccgtcgccgccgccgcttcttCCGCACCGGCAATCTGGCCTggcgagacggcggcggagtgCTGCACTTTGAGGGTCGCAGAGATCACCAGATGAAGCTCCGCGGACTGCGCTTCGAGGCTGAGGACATCGAAGGACACATTGCGCGGAGCTGGCCGCGACCCGGGCGCCGGGCCTTTGTTGACGTTGTATCGCGTGACGACGGATCAGGCCGTCTCCGGGATATGCTGGTCGCCCTGATAGACGACGGGGGTTCTCCGACCGGGTCGGACTTGGAAGAGTCGGCTGCGCTGCACACGAGCCCCTTGACAGAAGAGTTTCGACAGGCGGCCAAAGAGACGCGGAGACGGCTGCTCGAGGTGGTTTCCGCCTACATGGTTCCGACTCTCTTCATCCCCATCAACCACATGCCCATGTCGGTCTCAGGCAAGACGGATAGAAAACGGCTGAAGAAACTGTTACAGACGCTCTCGATGGATGAACAAATGCGTGctctccacctcctcccGAAGAAACGGAATCGCCCCGGACTCGAATCGCTCAACGATGGCGTCGGGACGGAGACGAGGACGGAcacggagacggagacggagacgaagACCGAAGGCTGTTTGAAAGCCACGTGGGCTCGTGTGCttggctccggctccggctccggcggcggcggcgaggagatTGATTTGGACTCCCATTTCTTCCAGATTGGGGGCGATTCCATGACGGCATTGCGGTTGTCGTCCGCTTTACGCGCCGACGGGTTCCGTCTGCCAGTCTCTGCTATCTTCAAGACGCCGGTGCTTCGAGATATGGccgaggcgatggcgaggtGGGAAAGCCCGGCAAAGGCCGAGCCCAtgccggaggaggaggaggaggaggaggactACGGGTGGTCCGGAACTGCAACTGCAACTGCACCGACATCTCTGCTTGACTCACGCTTCGAAGACGTCTTCCCGACGACCGAGTTCCAGTCCTGGTGCGTCAACTGCTGTCTCGCCGATCCGCGGGCCTACATGACATACTTCGCCATGGATGTCCTGGGCCCGCTTGACCCTGTCCGCCTAAGAGCTGCTATCCAGAAAACCGTCCTTCACTTGCCCATTCTCCGGACCGTCTTCCTTTCGAAGAACGGCGATATCTTCCAAGCCGTCCTTCGTAGCCAAGAAACCCCGATCCT
The genomic region above belongs to Colletotrichum higginsianum IMI 349063 chromosome 2, whole genome shotgun sequence and contains:
- a CDS encoding Peptide synthetase, which gives rise to MADENDGGVLQNELASVQQGLDIQNGPVFSARVLEKPDGKRLFFLVAHHLVVDLVSWRVIVDDLQLLLAGEPIIITAPTTSLSWGAWCRAQAVQLSAGGGGETLLRRHEAQVLEALRFWGMQDNPNVFADVQSSSVTMDKALTDVFLDAANRPLRTEPVEILATSLMGSFLDVFQQQRRQRQQEFTIFLEGHGRDLFPELDVSQTVGWFTTMFPLRLHAAVGGSFTERPRRVKDDRRMKSRAAMLDWAQILFRENNKNNNNSSGGGGGGGGGGCFAMPIEILLNYGGKVTSLDQTTGPLLSVTDPTTDFSLGDVSPDMARMALIEISAVVEGDQLRLSMRHNRRMNHQDGVRRWFREWINTLETQLRVLAGGLEESMTLADVPLLSLDCDDLARLELAELPARGLSVADIEDMYPCSALQQGILMSQDKGVGDYMTRVAWEVRGVAARPDEGDLERAWLAVVDRHDSLRTVFLDNPPYYTQAVLKTTRKRPEIRHVRLQSNDDDTNNNVFTKQNLLALAPSALDMKKGRGVTPPHCLFIVTTSDDDDVDRRRVGLVLSISHAVADEDSIDVLVRERELACAGKLPHGPGPSYRDFIALQMRGREASAAHWRSYVQSATPCLFPGRSDGSNDASPGARPHETPVPAVIDADLDFSAALHGFCRGSAVTLSDVAHVAWAAVLRVYTGCEAPMFGYLYSGRGANLAGVEHAVGAYVAMLVSRVPLDDDLPLDEAAQRAHDASIQVLQHAHCSLAGIQHELGLGALFNTGISLRRRNTAEGSGTTTTTTTTTAVSLQLMESLDATEYDMAITVAVDDDDDAVSISLAYRAEAVAWFQADKALALFLRALGIITLEPPSDAPAVHAWDGLLTYAELRRVCHGVAAQLVSRGVRPGDTVPVCFDKSLWYVVAVLGVLLSGAKLVPLDPALPQAAVDHILRSVSAGVAITSPRYESRVRSGLTDQSGGGGVIVLPDMLPAGNDDDDMPPSTRGIDLDATAYVIFTSGSTGSPKGVAFASSAFDVSVDEIVLTLTSGGCVCVPSDEARSDDLASAMAAMKVNTAMLTPSVARLLLHLAPDAIPTLRHVILGGEKVARQDLAAWSGRVARLDIVYGLTECAVASVLMPFVKGAEAAGCLGRPVGCAVWLVDPADENRLVPDGCTGERLIEGPVLASGYLGDPERTASAFISGPGWATDDSSSSSSSSSRRRRRFFRTGNLAWRDGGGVLHFEGRRDHQMKLRGLRFEAEDIEGHIARSWPRPGRRAFVDVVSRDDGSGRLRDMLVALIDDGGSPTGSDLEESAALHTSPLTEEFRQAAKETRRRLLEVVSAYMVPTLFIPINHMPMSVSGKTDRKRLKKLLQTLSMDEQMRALHLLPKKRNRPGLESLNDGVGTETRTDTETETETKTEGCLKATWARVLGSGSGSGGGGEEIDLDSHFFQIGGDSMTALRLSSALRADGFRLPVSAIFKTPVLRDMAEAMARWESPAKAEPMPEEEEEEEDYGWSGTATATAPTSLLDSRFEDVFPTTEFQSWCVNCCLADPRAYMTYFAMDVLGPLDPVRLRAAIQKTVLHLPILRTVFLSKNGDIFQAVLRSQETPILALAELDRHPQAELQTMAARDLAVADAAKSPFRLGTPVTGFTLISDPRSAGA